CTTCATTACCCCGTGCTCTGTCAGGTGATCAATAATCAAGTTCACGAACTCGATTTGATTCGCGGTGAGTGTCTTTCCCGCAAGGAAACCAGCTAGAGCCAGTTTTGCCGCCTCGCGATCCAATCCAACGAGCGATCGCACAAAGAGTCCGAGTCCGTTGCT
The sequence above is drawn from the Candidatus Angelobacter sp. genome and encodes:
- a CDS encoding type I restriction-modification enzyme R subunit C-terminal domain-containing protein, translating into SNGLGLFVRSLVGLDREAAKLALAGFLAGKTLTANQIEFVNLIIDHLTEHGVMKPELLYESPFTDLNPQGPEGIFNSSQIDELVALLSEVRARAVA